The sequence cagggtcgctatgagtcagaattgacttgacggcaccaggttggtttgtttgtttgtttttgtataagtcctatggaaccctggtagcagagtagttaggagctcggctgctaaccacaaggtctgcagttcaaatccaccaggcactccttggatacccagcagttctcctctgccctatagggctgttatgagtcggaatccacttgacggccaTGAGTTTATAAGCCCTGTAAGGAAATGGGCAGGACTCAAACATTTAAAATACAGAGGAATAAATAAGAAACCAATGAAGCCGCCTTATCTTAGCTGCTGCATTAACTATTTCAGGTCCTCAAAGTTCTGTGGGTACACACCCTACTTTAAGCAAACTGAATATGTGAGAACCCACATTTGTACAACAGACATATTTGGAAGGTAAGCCTCTTTGGCCTCTTTTATATCCCCATGGCATAAGATGGTAGGTAGGATAAACAGGATTTGCTGACCATTTGTTTTACACATTAACATGAAAATTCTTTCAGTAGCAGACTCTTCTGTAGTCACCTTGTTTAGCCGAAAAAGTTTCTGCTCATGAGAACTTTTAAACAATGGAAAATCCATTAAAAATTATGCTAGGAGGAAGGATAAGTTACAAATCTCTTCCATGCTTATGAGCATCATGTGGTCACAGAAGAGACTTTCATTTTAggcccaaaaaacccaaatccacacGACTACCGCAGATCATGAGCTTTTCTGGCTTTGGCATCACACACCCACTGTACGTAATTCACAAGTCTCACCCTCATTAACACAATCTGTATCAGTTGTTATCACACAGTTTTGATGAACATACTGCAGAAGTGGATGTATTTCAGAAAgccaaataatacaaaaaatacttttttaaaaagcataatttATGATGAATTTTTacttataaaaaattaatttttcttcaggGAGGAATCCCAACACCTTTTTTTCCTGCCTCTATGTAACctcaggacttgaagcacttatagaTGAAGATCAAAAtcagtcttcagtatgggttaaacctcaacatagagaaaacaaaaaccctcatgactggaccaataagcaacatcatgatattgaaaatattgcagttgtcaaggattttacttggaactacaatcaacacccatggaagcagcagtcaagaaatcaaatctgctacaaaagacctctttaaattattaaaaagtaaagatgtcactttgaggaccaaggtgtgccggCCTCAAGCCACGGTATCTTCAAACGCctcatatgcaggcaaaagctggacaatgaataaggaagaccaaagaagaactgatccatttgaactgtggtattggtgaagaatactgaatataccatggaccactgggagaacaaacaaatctgtcttggaggaagtacggcttaaatgctccttaaaagaaagaatgatgagacttcgtctcgcatactctggacatgttctcaggagggaccagtccctggagaaggataacatgcttggtaaagtagagggtcagcaaaaaagagaaagaccctcaacaagacagactaataacacagtggctgccacaatgggctcaaacatagcgacaactgtgcggatggtgcaggactgggcagtgttttgttctgttgtacacagggtcgctgtgagttggaactgactcgatggcactaataATAATGTAACCCTTCACCTTTGCGAAATTATCTACCACACGGCACTTGTTTTTAGTAATTTCCGAACAGTGCTTTCTTTGCCACTTAGCTCCTTTCTGGAATTAGATACTAACAAAAATTGCGTATTAGTGGGCATGTAGTTTTTCACCTACAATGATTTCATGAGATCACATGACCACCATGTCATATGTAAAAGCAAAATTTAATGGAAatcttaaatgtttaaaaaattcgTTTTAATAAGTTCTTACCTATTTTAGTATCATCATTTTCAAAGTATCATCTTCCTAGATTAATTTCTCCCTCCTaccaaaacaaactagttttaTGAACCAGAGAATAACAACATACAGTAATTCAGGATTTCTCTCATGCCATCTCACACAGACTCAGGAAGCAGGGTGTGTTTGGGCTACTTGagtttttaccttaaaaaaaaaaatcagaccaaacttgttgccgtcgagtggattccaactcatagcaaccctataggacagaggagaactgccccatagggcttccaaggagtggctaatggattcgaactgccaacctttcggttaacagccaagttctcaaccgctaccccaccagggcttcaaaagaaAAACTTCAACACAGCAATAGGACAGATCCCAAGACTGCTAAAAACTTTCTTTTCTGAGCTGTCGAAATACCATAAATAGGGTTGACTTTGTTACATATTTTTACTaaataattcacataacaaaAATGTTTCCACAGAATGAATAAAAGTCAAAGTTACAGACCGCCGCTTCATTTTGTTTAACAGAGAAGGAAgggttattcattcattcatttgcagGAGGTGAGGAGTGGCACAAAGGAGGCATAAGAGTATCTATCCTTTGATAAAGTATCTGCTTCCTTGAGTGCCTAATAATTAAGTGATTATACATTTCCATTCACTTAGAACAATCCCAGCTCACGTGGGACATACGGTCACGTTTCTAATAATACCAATGATACTGTTGGTTTCTCTTGCAGAgcaatcttatccttcaccaccATCACAGAAACTGAGGACATTTAATAGATGCTCCCCTCTGAGCTCTGAAAGGCTACCATTTTAAAAGCAGGACTACCTCCTAAATGACCAGGATCTGACCAAACATCTGGTCCTAACCCTACAATACAAGCAGGGAACGGATAGCCtaaggaatataaaaaaaaaggaatatagatGTGTTTTATTTGACCAACACAGGGCTTTGAAGATTGAGAAATTTCACTTAAGTGTTCACATTTGTCTTGTCTTGAAAAGCCAAACATTTTGGCAAACAGGGTCTAAAATCCCCCATGGAAGCAATCGGCTATGCCTGTGTAGCTGCTACACCCTTTAAATAGGGCATGAGTTCTCCTGGTCAGCCATCTCTCCCACCTATACTGCCTCACATGGCCTGCCTGACAGGTATGAGAGTTTGAGCCCTGATATACAAAGCCCGTATGTCACATTCACTTAGCTTTCCCAGAGCTTTTAAAATGTGAACTGTTTTAAATTAGCATTTGTCAACCTAACAATACGAGCTGTTCGTGACCTTCAGCAGTTGGTCCCAGGCCATTTCTGCCCTAAAGTTTATATTCCTATAAGGTACCAAGTAACCCAAGAACACGAGAACAAGATCAAGGGAACGTCACACATTGAAAAGTCTTCTTTTCCCACTGAAGTCCTAAAACTGTACTTACCAGTTTAGAATTGGTGATTGGTTTATTTCTTAACGCCGGGGGTCTATAAGCTGTTGCAACTTTAGGTTCCTCACTGGGTACTTCGCTTGGAACTGCTTGGTAAGTTATTGTTTTTGCTGGAAATATTCCATCTAAAAACGGCTGCCAAGAAACCTGCCATATTTCTGCATTGGATGGCACATCATACTTGTGTAAGACAGAGCCGGTATAATGCCAAATCTTGTACCCGTTGTTAACACGTAGCCTGGGAGCACATGTGGCTGTTAAGATATGCTCGCCATCTGGGCACCAAGCAAAATACGTAGAATCAGAGGCCACTGGTTTAGAAATAAGTTTGTAGTTTTTCACATCCCACACTTCCATCTGCCCTCTCAGGTTTCCAAATCCGGCTAATACCAATATATGTCCATGAGGGCTAAAGTAGGCTGCGTTACGGGGGCCGGTTCCAAAGTCAAACACAGGGTCGCATTTCAGGTTGAAAATGGTTGCTTTGGCAGGCATAAAACCATAAACAGCACAAAACTCGGTAGAACTAGAattccaaactacatcataaatgGGGCCATTCTTTGCTAGAAAAAGAATATGAAACCCAAGTTAGCAATAAAGAAGTACACGGATATAACATTTATTAGCACTAGTTATAAGAACACCACTCATAAACAAGTCAAGAAGAAAGCCAAAAATTTCAAAATaggctaaaattaaaatattcttaCATGATATACTACAGGGATTTTATATAATTGTAAAGTTATTTAAGAACTcctactgatcttttttttttttactgatctaGGTGCTTTTAAACATTTTGGCAATGCAGGCTCATGAAAGCATGGGTTGTTCTTATTAATAAACAGACTAGTTTTTACTGGAAGAGATAACACATGTACATGCTAATAAAAATACAAACCATAAAAACAACATGCCACAAAGTAAGCTCCTCTCCACACAGGCAACCCTGGGTTGTGTTTCTTGCATTTCCTTACCATTTTGTGGTTGAAACAAAGCATCTCTCTCTCAAACACACACGCATGACACATTTCTAGATCTCTGTTATTTCCTTTAACACTGTATCTTTGGAGATTTTCTCATCTAAGCACATGAAGACCTACTTTGTTCTTTGTCGACTGCACTGTATCCTGTTACTAACCTTGTTGCATGTTCTCCACAGCGAGTGTACACAGATACATCTGTACAAATGAAACCTCTAGGTTCAAGGGCATATTATTTACTTAATAACACACCATCAAAATGCCCTCCAGAAAACATGTGCCTATTTACACTCTTATCAACCACTTCTGATGCACGTTTCCCCTCACCCTCATCTGTACTGTTCagaatcctttctccatttgccAACCTACGACGTGAAAAAGAGTATCTCATTTTTACTTCTACATTTGTAAGTACCATTCAAGCTAAGTGCCTTTTATTAAAGTtaagttcatttctttttctgtgtaattGTTTTTACTGTCTCACGACTATTTTCTCTTGTGACTGGTCTTTCACTTAATATATCAAGAAAATTTACCTTTTCTCTTACTACCCCCACTTTTTTTGCGTACTTAAGCAAAGGACTCTTCCCCCAGTGTAGAAATTTCTAATTTTTACAGATTCAAATTTATCCTCCTCTTCTCGTATGGCGTCTAGGTCTTGTCTTGTTTGGAAAGTTTTTTTCCACTCTAAGATTAGAAAAAAATCCTTCTGTATTTTCTTCCAGTTCTCTTGTAGTTTTATGTATAATTGTTTGGTTTATCTGATATTTATTTTCTGAAGACGTAGAGATATTAACTTTTTGTTCCAAATGTTTAGCCAGCTGTCCCCAACTATATGCTGAATGATTGCCATTTGGCCCACCGATTTCAACTGCTGCTTTATTATATATTGATGCCCATAGAAGTGTAGGTCTAtttttgagttctgttctgtctcACTGATTTACCTATTTACCCATAAGCTGGAATCAAATGGCCTTAATCCTAATTTTAATATCTGGTAGCGTCAGGGCTCCCCCAGACTGCTCTTCTTTTGCAAGTTTCCAAAATATTCTTGTTAGTTTCAAAATCGATTTTAGAACCAGCTTacctagcttaaaaaaaaaaaatgaatttataggCATGTTACTTAATTTTTTAGATCAATTTGGAGAGAAATGACATATTTATAAATCCATTATAAAGTATTCCTCAGAAGAGTGCCAAAGTTTTCTTCTCATAGAccctatgtattttttatttctgttgatgTATGTTTATCaactgaactgtgttccccaaaaatatgtattgtaaatcctcacctctagacctgtggttataatcccatttggaaatgggttttctttgttatgttcagaggccatatcagtgtagaatgtgttttaagccaatcaccttggagatataaaaagagcagactaggcatagagaagcaagcagagatgggggaagagaggtgcCGAGCCACAGAAATATCACTGAGGAACAcaagagacgaggaccttcctccagagccaataaagagaggAAGCCCACCTGTAGAGCTGGTACCTTgaattctggcctcctaaactgtgggaaaattaatttccgtttgttaaagctatccacttgtggtatttctgttacagcagcaccagataactaagatgcTGTAGTACACGGAAACTTTTCTTCCACTGCTTACGTGGTTGTTTTATATCATAACTTTATCTATGTGAGCAGAGATGAATCTGTTTTCTCCTTTCAATTTGTATatggtatttttacacaaataatatgtATCTTCTAAGTTTGCCGACTGGTCCCTTCTCCCagcaagatattttcataagcacactatgcttaaaaaaaaaaaaaggttcgtgtggttacaaaaatacctcaataGGGTGCGTGGGGGTGGGTAGGGGGTGTGGTTGGCtgaacaaacatagaaggtgagtgttatttgcataaaaatacagtacttctTTACTTCTTTTGATCAGGTACATTGCCTGGGTCTTTTAGAATGTTAAATAATGGTGGAAAGGGGCGCCATCCTTGTTTTCTTTCTGATTTCAACGGGGggaatacaattttttgtaagGAAGCTTTAACTTACTTTTACTTGatcaatttaaaatgaaaaaactaGGGAGATGCCGGGATTTTAAAACTGTATCATTTTACAGTTATTTTAGCTCATAAAAATAGTTGAAGTTGTAATAGTCTCAAGATCTTATTCATAGCTCTGAAGATAGTGCTAACTCAGTAGAGCAAACTGCTGTCACAATTAATTAAGTCCCAAGCTAGCTACCACAATAGAATGACTTGACTCAGCAAGTTCCCACTAAAATGCTGACATACCTCAATTAACTAACTGGATTCTGTCAAAATAAGGTATAATTAGGGATGATTTTAAGTTCCTTAATTAAGAAGAATTTTATCTTAAAGGTCATTAAAATACGTGAGTTGAATCACTTGATCAAGAACTTCAGTGTGTAACGTATTTACGGCGTAGTGTTGTCTATGATCATTGTTTTTACCCACGGAAGACAGCTGCGATACTTACGTAACTGCACAACGGCACTTTCCCCGTTGGTTGCGATGTAGTGCAGCGTTTGTTCCCCGTAGTAGGAAGCTCCCGTCTTGTCAACATCTGTACTAGCTATCACCAAAACGGCAGTAGCTGGAACGGGAACAATTTTACTTAgatttaaaacacaacttaaCCTGATGGCgactaaaaaatattaaaaacataacAGAGCAGGTATCAATTTCTATTAGGTAAGCATTAATGCTCTTTTATTCTTCTACACAGAGAGGAATAGAAGGCTGGATTAACTTTTGATAAACAAAATGAGGAAGAAGATACGTTTATCATTACCTTTTTTATTCCACAGCATTGTAACCTTGTCAGCCTTAAAGAAACTTCGGTTGGCTAGGGCTGTATGAGGTCCACCAAAGTTGGGGTACTGATACAACCTAACGAATGAGGGCGCGCCCTTACTTCCTGGGACACAGACAGCCACCTGAGACACACAGATGTGAATCATCACTTAATTGTTTGAAGCCTATAAACTTCACAGGCATGTTTTTACACACACTaaaaactaggaaaaagtttAACCACATAACATTTCATATGAACAGACAAAAATACAGCCATTACCTTGTATGGTTGGGGTCCAGGTGATAACACAAAGTCATTAATTTTTTGCAAATGCAGTTTATTTGCAAttgcatctaaaaaaaaattagatggggTTAGGTTGATGAGAGAAGACAGCTAACCCGGTGTGTTACAAAAGGTTAACACAGCTACACACTAATAGAGCTCAAGGCAGAGCCACGCAGTGGGGAAAGGAATGAATGCTATGAAGACAGCCCTTGACTTATAAAACAGTAACTGCTATATATGTTTAAATCCACGAGCACATAAGGACTAGGGGCAGACAGGGGACTAATTGGGAGCAATGGAGGTTGCTAGAGAAAGAACTCATGATATTAAAACTGATAAAGGGAAAGAATATTTGCCCTGCCTTTCCTATGCAAATGGTACTACTAGGTAACCaaataacccgttgccatcgagtcgattccgactcatagcgaccctacaggacagaacagaactgccccatagagtttccaagaagtgcctggcggatttgaactgccgacccttcggttagcagccgtagcacttaaccactatgccagcagggtctcCAGGTAACCAAATAGTAGACGGGAAATTTCTCTTTATAGAACACCACTGACAGTGCAGCCTTGCCCTCGCCCCCTAAAAAAAGATGAACCTGATCAACTCTAGATCCAACTAGCAATTTACAGGGGACAGATGAACATGTTGAATTATAGTACAGGATACAAAACTAAAGtttaaagggaaaatataaaaGACAACCGACCTTGTTTCTTAAACGATAAATTGTAAGGGAGGGGGGATGAAGAGGTAATCAATAGATTAAAGGAAACTTAAAAGATAAAGCGGTAAGTGGCAACTTGCAGGACCTTATTTAGATTCTGAATTTAAGAAATATAACACTTGCAATTATTAGAAATTTGAACACTAGACCAGAAATTTAATATGAGCACTGATCATCTATTTAATTAACACCCACCAGATATTTAATGATCTGTGGCAATGGTATTGTAACTAAGTTAGAAAAAATTTTAGAGCCCTAATCTTTagatacatactgaaatatttccAGGTAAAATTATAGGATGTCTTCGGTTTGCTTCAGCCCAGTAGGAAAGACAGTGTGAACATATGGATAAGGCAGGACTGGCCATGGGCAAATGGTTATTGGGACTAGGTCTACTTTTATGTTTGAAATTCTCcacaatatttttaatttaaaaaatttaaaaatttgtgtCACAAAATTTCAACAGCAGCTATAATCAGAAAGTACTCGAATGTTTTAATTTAATGGCAatcattaaataataaaaaaatctttgTTATACAATTTCATTAGCCATTGCCTTATAAATAGGTATTCGAATGAATTAATACAACAGCAATTAATGATTGACAAATTAACATTATTTAGAAAAACCCTATGATGCCATAAAAAGTAATAACACTATACATTTATACTAAACAATCAAATTATTCCATAAATCTTTCCATACTAAAGTTGTTGTTTTCAAAGAAGTGAACTTCATTGTTAACATTTCTGGCACAAATAGCTTCCTCTTCTGACCAGGAAGGACACCTGCATcgaaaagaaaaagtataaaacaaaTTTTAGACAGACTGTAACATCACATGTCAACATGCTAGTTTGTGAAATTGTGATATAAAGTGCTATTAACAAAGTACTTATAAATATGACATTAAGTCAGTTACTAGTTTCAGTTACTGTGTGTAATAGAAAAAGTTTCTGTCCATTCAAACATTAGGCAAAACCAACATCAAGTTTTTTATTCTACCAGCTTAAATGAAGATTCCTACATATAATATCCTTAAAGATCTACCTTTTGGTCTGACGCATTATTTTTTAGATCCATACTAGAGAAACCTATTATACAATTAAGATATTTATCTGTTATTATTCTGTAAAAAATTAGTACTTTAAAGCACTTATCTAccaattttgcatttttttctggaTAAAAGACTTCAAACATGTTCCAGTTTTCACATCATAAAGTTGTAGGTTGGGTGTCCCAGCTGTGCCATCTTTCGAAGCtgcaataaaaacaattttttttgcagtaattgactcttaaaaaaaaacaacaacaacaaaaaacctgctgctgttgagtcagattTCATTCTTAGAAAACACTGAACAAGATTATAAAGATCAGGTAAAAGGGCTGCTTTAAATCAATGCTTCCCTCTAGTCTTAACTACGCATGTAATCATCCATCGCTAAAGCCAGGCCAGCTGCTGAGGAGTGAAAATCTAGCACTTCTGAAGTGAGTTAATTACTACAGGCTTAAGAATACTTAAGAGATTTCTTGCTTATTAAGTTCGACATGGTTTGCTGTCATATGGATTAAGTGTCTTATCTCGAAAGCCTGTCTTGtaagtcaccaaaaaaaaaaaagttacagaaaaCCACTCACGCTTCTCCATTGATTCTCAATTCCCTTTCATTCGCATGAACCAGTAAGGCTCATTAGAAGCCATGTCTCTTGGAATGACAACCCAGGAAGTTTACAGCCTAACGATTGAAGTAGTATCATATTCTTACCTAACAACACCCatattatcaaaaaatatttcttaaaagtaaGCTCCTATATTAGTTCCCAATATTTCATTACTCATCTATGAAACACAGCTATATAAAATGTTCATATAAGGTATTACTACTAGAAAGCTTCGTGTGTGTTAGAAAGTGGTATATTTACTACTCTATTATGCCATTCATGTCACTTAGATGTTGTGTCTACTGTACTTCGTCTTTCACTTATAATgattatttaaaacatttctgATGTTTAAAATTCATTATTAGTCATCAGAGACCTTTCTTACCTAGTAGCTAGCCTTTCTCAAATTTCCcttgaggtttttctttttctctgtctcatAATGGATCTTTTCACTAACTTATTAAACCTTGAAATTACATAAAGTACATTGCATTTGGAGAGTGCGAGATTTGTTGTAGGTCAAAAATGTTCACAAACACATTTACCATCATAAAGACTGGTTACTTGATATTAGGTTTTAAAATtccttcacatttttttcactgaATTTAATTGGTCTTGTTAGAATATTTTTACATCTGGAAAATACTTACTAGTATAAGGCTGCCATGTTGCCAAGATGGTATTTTTTGGCGAGAACTCAAGGCAGACTGCCTTTGGGAGGTCGAAGGAGTGCAGCAGTCTCTTGTTAGTGACATTGATAATATTTACTCTGGTTTCAAAAGAAATTACTTCAGCAATGAAATACTGTTTTATAACTGACAACACTAACCAAAACATGCATGCTTCTTTTCAAATACAGGctactttattcatttttcatgAAAATCAATTTTCAGTTAGTTCTAGAAAATATCCAATAAATAATTAAGAAGAATGTACATTGTACCAAAAGGCCCCTAAATAAGGCTGGTGTTGGGGAGTAATATAGAATTAACAGAAGGACACAATAGATGATTCCACCTTTggccaaaaaatgaaaataaaaataagtaacaaaTCAACAAGGCCTTGAAGTTAGCTACATAAGAGCTGAGGTATATCAAGCTAAAGAGGAGGCAGAAGGGCTAAAGGAAATAGCAAAAGTATGTACTTTTAATTTTAGTAAATGGAAGCTGTACCAGCTGGGAATCTGCAAGGAGACTTATGACGTCTACTAAAATCTTAGAAGCAGCCTTCAAAAGATCATGACAGTAATAGTATGTACAGTCTTCCACTGTTGGATGCTTTCTTTGTATCATGTACCAgcctaagcactttacatacatttttcatttaattctcacaatagtcTTATAAGATATGTACTATCATCCTCATTAtagaaatgagccctggtggtgacctggttaagcattcagttgctaaccaaaagatctgttcgaccccaccagccactccttgggaaagagatgtggcagtctgcttctataaagattaatccattgccatccagtcgattccaactcatagcgaccctataagacagggtagaactggcctatagggtttccaaggctgtaatctttacagaagcagactgccaacatttttctcttgtggagcagctggtgggttcaaaccaccgatccttcggttagcagctaagcgcttaaccgctgtgctaccagggctcctttccgtaaacagtatagccttggaaatactatggagcagttctactctgtcctatagggttgctacgagtaagaactgactcaatggcaaagcgtttggtttttttattacagaaatggtaaaactgaggctcagaaatacCGTGGTTTGCCCAAGATGATACTATTGGCAAACTGCCAGGGTCAAGCTTTGAAACCAATTTGATCAGACTTACTTTTAGGCACTACACTAAATTCTTTGCAACTGTTTAAATAACTTTGTTCGGTTCAAGTCTGAGGACACCAACGTTCTGACAAGCAGTAACTGGTAAGACTGAAAGACTACTACATAtcatttaaacacacacatacacacttgagATTCTATACAATTTAAGTTAAGCATTTTAGGATTAAATTAAgctttcttgttttttcttttgttattgttcaTAACCTTTAATAGTTACTCTTAGTTTAATGAAAGATATTCACTTTAGCTtaaaatagataaatatatatacatgcacatacatatacatacatgcttGAGGGGAAAAACCAGTTTTCGCTTCTGCCTTAGTTAACCACTAACTTCCCAGCGACAACAATCAGCACACTACATCTGATTCACTTGCCCCCCCTAAACAATATAAACCACTCTGGTCACCACACTTTAAGAAATAAATGCTAATACCAGGTATAGAAAATAGCTATTAAAATGATGCACAAGACATATGGGAATATATTGAAAAGATTCAGAGCCAAGTCCAAACAGAAGGCTAAATGTGGATATGAGTGAAGTATATAACTCTTAATACTAACTGACAAGGTGAAAACAGACTTTTTCAACAAACGCTAAGCTATTTAAATAACGGGTACCTCAAAAGACaataaacaatgaaaagaaatacGGTATATCTCATGAGATGGTAAATTTCTATTAACTCACTACTCAGAGAAACAGCCTAAACTAAAacatgaataaaaacaaacaaaaacacttcaACTACCCACCAAGAGAAATAAACAAATGTGAAGTGACCCCTCAGCCTGAGGTTCAGATTAAGACTGGGCTGTTAGAACTGTGGGTCAGACCCAATATgtctgtatttttaataattagAGAGAAGTAGTTTATTGGTTGGATTCAGTAacttaaaaaagaattaaaaattattaattttttcattaaaaaagctATTTGTAGTCATAAAAGATGAATCAACTAATTGGgcacattctttttaatttttaaaaaatcatgtgtTTAATCCAAACTGAACTCATAGTTGGAAGACCTCAGAATATATTACCACTGCATAgagaataacattttaaaaagtactttCCAAACTAATGTTTatacttttttccccttttaaaaaCCTAATCATGTTATAGCtggttaaaaacaacaaaaataactttaAACCTAGCAAGACATATTTGAATATTTTGCTGGTTTTGTGAACTGAAATGTTGTAAGGATGCTTGGAAAAGCTAAAAAGGACTAGTTTTCTTTGTGAAATTTTAAGTATTAAAGTATttgttttgcaagaccaactttaTGATACTTTAGATAATAGAGATTATACTAAATGTTCTTTTGAATAAACTTATTCTTAGATGATATACTTTTATATACAATAAAACTAACAGTAATAACCTCAGATAGTTCAGTTAtttaacagcaaaaataaaaagtatccaaatCAAAGGTAAACGGGCAAAGAGAATTACTCTCAAAACGTTAgtgctgaatttaaaaaaaagaaaccctaaatTTAGAGCAACCTGGAGCACTACTTAAAACACTCTCAGCTTcttcacaggaaaaagaaaaaagcattaaATTAATCACCCTTTCTGTCACGTAC comes from Elephas maximus indicus isolate mEleMax1 chromosome 23, mEleMax1 primary haplotype, whole genome shotgun sequence and encodes:
- the EIF2A gene encoding eukaryotic translation initiation factor 2A isoform X2, which encodes MAPSTPLLAVRGSEGLYLVNGPPHFTESTVFQRESGKNCKVYAFSKDGTLFAWGNGEKVNIINVTNKRLLHSFDLPKAVCLEFSPKNTILATWQPYTTSKDGTAGTPNLQLYDVKTGTCLKSFIQKKMQNWCPSWSEEEAICARNVNNEVHFFENNNFNAIANKLHLQKINDFVLSPGPQPYKVAVCVPGSKGAPSFVRLYQYPNFGGPHTALANRSFFKADKVTMLWNKKATAVLVIASTDVDKTGASYYGEQTLHYIATNGESAVVQLPKNGPIYDVVWNSSSTEFCAVYGFMPAKATIFNLKCDPVFDFGTGPRNAAYFSPHGHILVLAGFGNLRGQMEVWDVKNYKLISKPVASDSTYFAWCPDGEHILTATCAPRLRVNNGYKIWHYTGSVLHKYDVPSNAEIWQVSWQPFLDGIFPAKTITYQAVPSEVPSEEPKVATAYRPPALRNKPITNSKLHEEEPPQNMKPQSGSDKPLSKTALKNQRKHEAKKAAKQEARSDKSPESAPTPVPPSAPRNTGPQSASGDPEIDKKVKNLRKKLKAIEQLKEQAATGKQLEKNQLEKIQKEKALLQELEDLELGL
- the EIF2A gene encoding eukaryotic translation initiation factor 2A isoform X1, producing MPLVRTGPCLPGATEKTSKDGTAGTPNLQLYDVKTGTCLKSFIQKKMQNWCPSWSEEEAICARNVNNEVHFFENNNFNAIANKLHLQKINDFVLSPGPQPYKVAVCVPGSKGAPSFVRLYQYPNFGGPHTALANRSFFKADKVTMLWNKKATAVLVIASTDVDKTGASYYGEQTLHYIATNGESAVVQLPKNGPIYDVVWNSSSTEFCAVYGFMPAKATIFNLKCDPVFDFGTGPRNAAYFSPHGHILVLAGFGNLRGQMEVWDVKNYKLISKPVASDSTYFAWCPDGEHILTATCAPRLRVNNGYKIWHYTGSVLHKYDVPSNAEIWQVSWQPFLDGIFPAKTITYQAVPSEVPSEEPKVATAYRPPALRNKPITNSKLHEEEPPQNMKPQSGSDKPLSKTALKNQRKHEAKKAAKQEARSDKSPESAPTPVPPSAPRNTGPQSASGDPEIDKKVKNLRKKLKAIEQLKEQAATGKQLEKNQVFSVFFIWAPSHHYHFPF